ATAGGTTGGGTCGGCCGCTCTCGGTGCGCGTGCGCCCCTGGCTGCAACGCATGACCACGACGCCAACAAGACGAGCAGAGAGACGCTAATCCAAGAGAGAGAGCGAGGAGCCATTGGTACTTTATATCCTACGTGTGTGGCTTCTTGTGCTTTGCCTTGAATTATCTCTCGATGCAGAGACTTGTGATGATGAGATGGGTGGGAGTAATCAAGCTCCCTGTGGTTTATATATAGGCTCTGGCGATTTATCAGTATGTACCTTATGTTCGAAGTTGGGGAATTGACAGCTTAATTAAATAGTGCTCTTGATTTTACACGCAGAGGATACGTTGGATACATGCAGCTTGAGTTGTTCCCTTTTACTAGTGCATATACGAGGTGACATTGGCTGACTAGGTAGGGTGAACAGGCGGCAATTAAACATTGACGGCACGCTGGTATTTTTCGTGTTACCGACGGTAATTCAGAAGGGGAAAGCGATGTATTGATCCCTCCAACGCGGTGAGCCGGTGATAAATCTACTGCGTGTCCTGGCGAACACGGTAGTCTCGCAGTTCAATTTGGGACGACGGCAAGGAGTTAAACAATGGAGACATTATTTTCTGTTCAAGCGAGGGTATGCttgaattttttatttttattttaaattCAAGAATTTTTTTTACCAGGTATTCGTAACtcactttttttttgcggggatatTTGTAACTCCCTAGCATGCTGAAGAAGCTACCGTGAGGGCAAATAATTTATAGACACCCACCCCCTCCGTTTCTAACTTTTTTCTGAATCCAATACATATAGACACGTTTCAGTGTGATTGTTCACTCATTTCAATCCGTACCAAGGTTATATTGAAATAtttaaaacatcttatatttgtgtgTAGAAATTGTAGGATGCTAATATTATATTGTATTGTTGTATTGATCGAGCCAGATGCAGGGTATATATAGAGTACAATATGAGCGAGAGATTTGGAGTAGACAGCAAGTCGTACATGATTTAATCCTATTATATATCTAACTTGAACATAATTATACTTCTAACATTCCCCCTCAGTCATGGCACGAGTGAAACAGACGATTGCAACTTAATTTGAAGTCTTGTGCTTCCGTCTTTGAGGCCTTCCTTCTATGGAAAGCCGAAATGCTCTTTTCGGCCCGTTTTCGCATATCTTCGGCTTATTATACACTGAAGAGCCATCTTCGGCCTAAGGAAGACTGAAATGTCCCTCTTCGGCTTCAGCTAGGCCGACAGGGTCATAGTACTGATTTCTTTGATTTAGGGCATACATTTTCGTAATTTCTTATACAAAACaatatttaaaaaaatcatgCATTTGTTGGTAAAGGCTCAAGGCGAAGAACATTCTTGGGGATACGTGTTACCCACACCTCTCCAACAAAGATTACCGTCCATGTCATGGGTGTAACCTTTGGGATGAATCTTAGTCTCCTACTTTGTGCTTGCTTCTGTTTTGTGCTTTTAATTTCAAGTTTGTGTTGTGTCAGCTTGCTCCTTATTTATCTTGTTGCCACCAATATTATCGTGTAGGGTGATTCACTTAGTCGCATTTAGAGTACCTACAATTTCACAATCAACAGTGAGGGCACCAAAAAGACCTTTTAACCGGAGTCTGCAACTGATGGTTAGAATTTATGAAAACCCCACTAATGATGGGCCTTTATTTGTGCACTCCTCTAATAGTATTGTGGACCATATCGGCTAAACGGTTAAGCCCGTCACTAGTGCTCTGACCTCTACTAAAGTGCATCCCATTTCATCTCGTCACTAGTTTATTTGGCCCAACCCACTAAGCTCACCAACCTAGGAAGTATATAAAGGTATACCTAACCCTAACCCCCTCATTCCTCTTTCTTCCCTCGCCTGCCGCCAACCCTCTCCTTCTCAACCGGGCTACCACATATGCCTCTCCCCAACTCCCTTTCTCGAACCATCACTCACCGATGAGCCGCCGCACTGCACGCCCCTCAGTCATCGGTGTCAACTTCCAGGCCTCCCCTACAGCCACAAAACCGCcactctccctccccccactgTGTGCCTCTCGCTCCTCCATCGCActgcactcctctcctccttcgTCGATTTCAAGATCTGGTATTTGATTCTTAAAATAAAGATATTATTTTGTTTTTCACAATTTCTTCTATATATATATACTCGTTGTCAAAGATAACATTGCATTCATACCACAAGTCTAGTTTCCTAGTAGATATGTTGCTGTCTTTTTTGCCATTTATTACTCCAAAATTTAAGAATTGGAACTCTAGAGTAGGGAACTCTAGAGTAGACTTATCCAATAGGTTTGGTGGAGCACAAGCCTTCGACAAACAAACATAGTGTGGCTAGGATAACATCACATAATATATTCTTATTTGGTAATATTTCAGACACAATGATCTGCAAATGGAAAGAAGTGTCAAGCATGAGAATATATAACAAGTTTCTTGATATATAGTTACAGTCACCAACATATGCGTATACATTGTTATAGCATTCAAGTTTTATTTTATTGCACATATCTTAAGTGACTCATTCTTTCAATTTCTTTGACTTGAATTTATTATGGTTTGCAGAGAGGTCGTCATCATGCAAAGGCATAGCAAACTATGTGTCTCCACATCCACCCCTATGTCCGGACTCCAAGATTGGACAGACCTCCCAAAGGATCTGTTACAATCAATTTTCTCTCGCTTAGGCTCAATCCATGACCTTCTTGCCTTTGTTGCAACCTGCCGTTCTTGGCGGGTTGCATTAACTTCATACTCATCCAAATCCACCTTATGCACTTTATTCCCGCCTCTGCTCATCCAGCCCAATATTCGTGTCCATGTTCCTCGTCCTCCATGTAACAATGGTCATCGCAACTTACAGGCATATAAAGTTATCGATCCAGCCAAGCAAAGTGCCATTGGCCTTCACTGCCATATTGATGAAGAAATTTTGCAGACGATGCGTTGTGCTGGCCCTTCATATGGTCAACTCATCTTCTACAACCATGGACATTGCGTTGTTGTTGATCCTTTTAGAGGTACCAAGGTTTCACCTCCACGTCTCCCATTACGTGATGAGTATAGGAAGCTCAACTGGTCTGATATTCCATTCAAACAAAAAATAATGGAGCTCCAACAACTAGTTACAGAGTCTTACTGCAGTGCCATTCTAACAGCTCCTCTTGCATCACCAAACTCGCATATGCTTGTTAGCACTGGCCCCTCCTTATTTAGTTGGTCGGTTGGAAGTGATACTTGGTCTGAACTCCAGTGTTCTGATGTACAAATAATTCAGATTGTGGAATTCAACGGCCAATTCATTGCCATGGATCTTCGTCAACAGATATACACTTTGGAGATGGCCCCCAAGCTTAGACTGCAGGAGATAACCACTAACTGCCCCCCTGACTTGACCAAGAGTTGCCAAGACCCGTCTAGAATATCATGGCTAGTGGTCTGCGGTGACATGCTTCTGATGTTGGTCCATTCTTGCACGAGTATTCAGTACAATGCCAGTGTGTCATTTATCCGCACGGTCCATTACCTTGACATGTCAACCAAGCCTGCAAAATGGGTGGATATGGAAAAGCTGGACAACTGGGCCATCTTCACGGGGAGTGATATCAGGAGTACATCATTTTCTTGCATGAACCCAGAACATTGGGGAGGAAGGAGCAAATGTCTATATGTTGCTCGTTCCCCTAAACCTTGGAGTGAATATGGGTTAGGAAATGAGCCAGATCCATCTGTTGATCCCACCCATCAGCACTTCAGGATCTGGTGCCACCTGATGCAACCCCTTTGGGTGTACCCGAGCATGCTCTATTCAGATGGCCCTTGATCGTCACGTGTACCTACAACTTGCTGGTCTAACTATATATGCTCAAGCTTATTGGGAAATTTCCTCTTCTGCATCTCGGGTATGAGTTTGGAGATGTTCATGGTGACATTAGCACTCGGAATTCAACCTTTGCCTTATATTTTGGTGCCCCGGTTTCTAATACTTTGTAAGAGATGTTTATGGTGGTTGTGTTACTGCTTAAGCTGAACCTCCTAGCCTTCTATAGTTTTTTTTGTGATGTTTAATGTTGCACTGGATAGATGTGTGATACTTTTAACTATTTGTTGCTTCATTTTCTACTGTCGAGCTTTAAGCGTCTTTTTATTTCTGTTACAAGATAATGTTCATACTTGGTATGCCTCGGGCCCTCGGGATTATTGACAGAAAGGCCACTGTCGCGTTGCAGATTAGCACATGATGAGTTGCATTACCTTGTTTGCATAACTAACGTACTTCATGCTTTTGAATTCACAATTGGTGAATGTACCTTTTGACTTGATTGGCGGTCCTATGCTGACTCACCAGCAATGATCTTAACAGCAAAGATTACATAAAGATGCATTTTGATCCATTTTTAAGAATGCCTCATGATGATAACCCTTGTGGCTCTCGCAAAAGATGATTGAAATTATTCCTTTCCCCAACCGCATTAGTCAGCAACATATATTTTGAGAAAGTTTATATATTTACTCCAACAACAGCCCACAAGATTGTACTAATTGATTACCTCCGATAAATTAACAGCACTTTACATGAGCCCATCACACGAACCAACGAAACGACATGAACAGCAGTACAACAATAACATGGACATGAATCACATATATAGTGGTCACTTCAACAAATATATATCCTCTTATTTTTGCGTAATATTTTCCTTAGTGGCTAGTAGCATGCAGCTGGAATCTTCAGTTCCCTACTTCAGCACAGTGGCGGCATGGTCTCCCTTTGTTTTTCTGGCCCTATGATGACACGGTAAAAGAGAGACCCTATAAAAGATAAAAAGAGAGATACTAAAGCAACGCCGAAGCCAAAAGCCACCGACCGATCCAATCTGAGCTAATGGTGGCGAGTGGCGACCATCCCTGCTGCAACCCTTAAGCTTAGCTTTTGCCTGCATATTCATGGTTCAGACAAAAACAAGTGGATTCATCATGAATATGCCATGAACATTCTGAGATGATTCGACGATGATTCTCGGCTCGAGTTCGGGTCTTACCATTGGCGGCGCGGGCTCTTCGGACGAAGGagaggaagatgatgatgatggcggccgccgccacgatgccgatgatgatggcGAGCGTCTTCCCGGAACCATCTGACGAACATAACAGATACAACACGTGGATGTCAAGATAAGATTCATCCCACTCACTCCATGCATGTGCTCTGTTTGATAATCCTTTACAACTACTAGTATTGTACAAATGTAGCTTTGTGCAAAGTGGCCAAGTGAAAGTCTCAAAACTCAAAAGCTACAGCGCAAAGCAGAAAAAGCTACGGAGTACCCTAGCAACGGTGGGTGCCAGAGAGATATACGGACGATGCAAAGCAGGGCAGGATCATTTTGAATCCACTTTGTGATATGCTTGGCtcaatgaagaagaagaacagGAAAGTGAATCCACATGAAAGTCTTTCTGAAAGTTGAGATTTAAATAGTGTTGGCCAAAAAGCCCTTTCCATGGTCTCTTTGGTACTACCTTTGCTGCAGTTCGCACACACCATCATTTGCTGCTAATCAGTAACTAGGAGGGCCATCTACTATGCCAACGTGCATGCATTAGGGAATGCATGCCACAAGCAGGGTCGAACTGTCAACTTGCCAATGTTAACTAGTTTACACACTGTAACAGTAGGGTAAGTAAGATCTACTTGCATAGTGTGAGGAAAAATAAAACTGAAGGAACGTTCTACCTGCCGCCCCTAATCATTGATGATACCCTAGGCAGTAGTCATTCCTAATTTCCGGAGTAGATTTTGACGGAGGGTACCCTCACCATGTCGCCCACTGTTTATATTGTCAGTCTAAGAACCTACTTGGTCGGCTACCACAACATTGACACACTTCAGTTGTAGCCAAGTATGGCCTGATAAGATTTTCTTTAGCTTTGTCGAAGTGTGGTTCTGAAACAAAACTCTAACCAAATACTCCTTCTATGTGGTTCTGAAACAAAACTCTAACCAAATACTCCTTCTATGGAGTATTTGCCTTGCATTGTAGTGCCGATTAACAGGTAAAATTAAACCTGAAGAAAAGGCAACTAGCATTTTGTAAATAGCAACTGTAGTACGTACGTGCAAATCTAGAAAGCTTCCCCTAAATTTATACGTGCGGCCATCATGGTGCAGACATGGACACAAGGTGGTGTGTACCCTGCAAAGCATTTGAATATGCGGATCTGTTTTCGATAGTGGCCTAATGGGTGATCCTAGCGAATTCTTAACAAAGATAATCGTACGCCCGTCTCAAAAGAAGGCATAATTGTATCCTACGCGTAGTGCAAGCTAGCTCTGCATGGACCATTGCAAGATCCAACAAATATATTCGGATTTCCGTAACAAGTAACCGGATTGGCAGCGGCAGGGCTCCCGAAATCGATGTCCATTTTCTTCAGCGTCCGAGCCGATCATCGATGCGAGGCGCGCACAACTAGATAACGGTAATTAAGCCCGGAAATTAAGGTGGTACGTACACGCCGTGTGATCATCAATCAGCAGCTGAAAATTCTACGTCGCGCAAGTGGAAGGAAGGATCTGAGGAGGGCAAGAAGTCGCCAATGGTGGCATGGTGTGGTGTGGTTACCTTGGACGTCGCCGTACGGACGCGGCACGAACCCGTATCCGTATCCGCTGCCCGCGCCCGGGACGCCGACGGTGCCGCCGCCAGCGATGCCATTGCCTCCGCCAGCGATGCCGTTGCCGCCGTCACCGATGGGGCCGGCGTTGCCGCCGCCGATGACGTTGCCTCCTCCGGGGgtggccccgccgccgccggtgccgGTGCCGGCATTGGACCAGAAGCGCGCGTAGCACTTGCCGAGGTAGACCTCCCCGGCTGAGGCGTCGCCGCAGCCGGCCTTGAGCTGCGAGGCGGCGACGGAGACGCAGTCGGTGCAGGCCTTGGCGCCGAGGTCCCCCACGCACTGCGACATGGCCTGCACGTACCCGGCCGCGCCGGCGCGGTACGAGCCGTCGGCGGCGGGGGACGACGCGGCCTGGAGCGCGCCGAGCGCCGCGTCGCGCAGCGCCGCGACGCCGGCGTCCCCGCTCTCGCCGCCGCACTTCTTGAACAGCACCGTGTTGTCCGGCTTCCCGAGGAACGAGTCGTTGCCGTAGCGGACGAAGCACGCGCGCAGCTGCACCGCGCCGCCGGCGGCCGAGTTGCAGAGGGAGGAGAGTTTGGAGGCGGACGCCTTCACGCAGACGCCGCAGACGGCGGCGGGGAGGTCAGAGCGGCACTGGTAGAGCCCGACCAGGCCCGTGGCGGCGCCGGACGGCGGGGTGTAGTTGGCGTAGGGGGTGGAGGCCGCGGTGTCGGTGAGGGTCGAGAGCACGGCGTCCACGTCCGCGGCGTACTGGGTGCCGGCGTCGTAGCGCGCCTGCGAGCACCCGGCGTACACGAACGCCGTGTAGTCGTCGGCGCCGCGCGCGCGCACGGCGAGCAGCGAGATCAGGATCGGCAGCGCCGTTGCTGCAAGAAACTTCCACATGCTTGGAACTTCTCGGCTTCGACGTGCTAGTGTTTGATGCTTCGGCAGACGTAGGAAGCTGAGGAAGATAAGCGCGGAGCAGAATGGCAGGGCAGTAGCTAGTGTTCTGAGTCTGGAGTGGAGTAGGCTTGAAAGGGTTTATAAGGAGCTAATCACTCGGGTCAATAATACAGGTCACTGTCACCAGCATAGTATTGTTTTTTTCCCCGAGAGTAGCGTACCATATCTTTATAGAAGGGAGAAAACAATTTACAAGATCCGTGCGATCAATGCGAACATCGATCACCCGAGCACCCACACACACCTACAAGAAGATCAATCGTGATCTCTCACAAAACGATCTAATCCACCCACACCTACACCTGCACTGTGCCGGTTGTGAATTTCGTCAAGGATGGCTCTAGCTAACTCATTGCAGTCCTTGACTTGTTCCGGTCGGTTGAACACCTTAGCGTTCCTCTGCTTCCATAACAACCAAGCCGCGGCAATGACGACTGAATCAAAGCCTCGCTTGTGTTTCCCTTGAAAGCCAGATCGTGCCCTTAGCCACCATTCGGCAAATGTATCCGTGctgttgggggggggggagggatgTTGATTTGCAGGGAGTCAAAACACGTGTAAACACATTGCACCACGATATGCTCAACCGTGTCCTCGTCCTGCAAACAAGTGTAACAAGGCGAGGGGTTGTCCTGCAATCCATGTCGTGCCCGTCTGTCGGATGTCCATAATCGGTGCTGCACCGCGAGCCAGACAAAGATCTTGCACTTGAACGGCGCCCAACTACGCCATATCGCCGCAGCTGTAGGCGATCCGATCGCTCCTTGGTTGAGCCTCATGTAAGTGGATCTCGCCGTGTATATACCCGATGGATCATGCGGCCAAGAGAATGTGTCCTCCATTTGCGCATCTCTAGGCACCGTTGCGATAGCATGCCTCAAGTGAACTGTTTGTAGCAGTGCTTCGAAAGATATCTGCGGTTGAACGTCGACTGCCCACCTTTCGCCGATCAAGGCCTGGGCCACCGTGCGGGAGTTTCTGACCCTTTTTTCCACTCCAGCCACTAGCATGGGCGCTATGTCCCTGACGGAAAATCCATGGATCCACCTATCCCTCCAAAAAAGAACCTTGTCTCCTTTGCCCAATGTGATCTGCACCAGGCTGTCGAATACTTGCCTGGCGTCATCATCCACCATAAGCCCGAGCCCGTGCCATGGCCTTTGCGGATCTGTGCGCCGCAGCCACTCCCATCGCACCCTAAGTACTAGTGCTTGCAGACTCAAATTTTTCACTCCCAGGCCTCCGAAACAAGTCGGCTTGCAGATCGCGCTCCATGCCACTAAGCATTGACCTCTCCATTCACTTGATCTTTCCCAGCCCAGAAAAacgcacacatccatccatcgaTGTCCTCGAGTACCCAGCCAGGGGCCTTCATCACGAGCAATTGATGTACAGGTCTCGCTGCGAGCACCGATTTCACGAGTACAAGCCGACTGGATCTCTGCAATAGTCCTTTCTGCCAAGCCGGGAGGCAATGCCGAACTTGGTCCAAAAGAGGCTGCCAATGAGCCTTAGTGAGATGCTTTATGGCCAGCTGCAACCCGAGGTATTTGCACGGGAATTCTCCGATGGGGCATTGCAGCTTCTCAACTCTCGCTTTGTCGTCCTGGTCCTCGGAGATCAGGATCGCCGATGATTTTCTGTAATTGACCCTCAGTCCCGAAGCTTCTCCAAATAGCTGCAGCGCGATTCTGTCGAACAAAAGGTCCTGATTTGTAGGTTTTACGAATAAAGCCACGTCATCCGCGTAGATAGATAGTCGTTGGGTCGCCGAGATTCCGGTGTATGAACTCAAAACTCCGTCTGTCATGGCCTTGGAGACCCAGGCCGTGAGGGCCTCCATGGCAATGACGAAAAGCAGCGGGGAGACCGGGTCCCCTTGTCGCAGTCCTTTAGCATGCCAAATCCTCCTTCTCGGGACTCCATTAACCAACACTCTGGTGCTCGATGTTTGCAGCAGGACAGCTATCCACCTGAGGCATCTCCCTCCAAAACCTTTGGCGCAGAGTACTTCGAACAAGAAAGGCCAGGACAAGGAGTCAAAAGCACGGGATATATCTAGTTTTAGGAAGACACCTCTATTCTTTCTGGCATGGATCTTCCTTGCCACTTGCTTCACTAAGAGGTAGTTGTCATGCTGGTTTCTTCCGCGGATGAACGCAGACTGGTTGGCGGCCACTAAGTCCTTCATGCGCGGTCTGATACGATTGGCCAAGAGCTTGGCGAACAGTTTGGAGAAGCCGTGCGGTAAACTGATCGGTCTATAATCGCCCACCTCCATGGCGTCCGACTTCTTAGGTATCAAGACGATCAAAGCACGATTTAACCTTGCAAACCCTCGATCATCTCCAACGCAAAGCTTGAGGAGCGCGGCCATGATGTCGTCCTTGATAATTGTCCATGCTCTTTGGTAGAACTCTGCCGTGAATCCGTCCGACCCGGGAGCCCGGTCCGGGGCCATTTCCTTGATGGCTGACCAGACCTCCTCAACAGTGAACAGCGCGTCCAAACTGCTCAAATCTTGCAGAGTCAAGCCTAGCATTTGTAGATTGAGCGTGTGCTCTCTAGCCTGAGCCGTGCCAAGCAAGTTTTGGAAAGTCTCCGTGAAAATCTCTTCTTTGCGAATCTGCTCAGTGGCGATCTCTTCACCTTGTCTAACCTGCGGTATGAAGTTCTTGGCTCTCCTTCCGTTCGCAACCAACTGAAAAAACTTGGTGTTGGCATCTCACTCACGAAGCCATCTGTGTCTCGATCTTTGCCGCTCGATCGTGCGTTCTAGCGACGCAAGCCCCAAGAGTGCAAGCTTGAGAGTTCTTCTCAGCCACGTCTCTATCTCAGTGAGCCCTCTAATTTCCATTGCTTGATCCAGGCGGAGAATTACCAGCGTGGCAATGGCAATTTGGAGTTTTATGTTCCCAACTTTCCTCTGACCCCATGCTTGAAGCGCCACCGCTGTGTTACGAAAGAGTGCGTCGAGTCTCTTGAATGGGTCCACAATGGAATGGTCacaatgaaggaaatatgccctagaggcaataataaagttattatttattttcttatatcatgataaatgtttattattcatgctagaattgtattaaccggaaacatgatacatgtgtgaatacatagacaaacagagtgtcactagtatgcctctacttgactagctcgttgatcaaagatggttatgtttcctagccatagacatgagttgtcatttgattaacgggatcacatcattaggagaatgatgtgattgacttgacccgttccgttagcttagcactcgatcgtttagtatgttgctattgctttcttcatgacttatacatgttcctatgactatgagattatgcaactcccgtttaccggaggaacactttgtgtgctaccaaacatcacaacgtaactgggtgattataaaggtgctctacaggtgtctccaaaggtacttgttgggttggtgtcgtggaattgtcacggcagatgtcctcaagctaggacttagtcgtggagccatcgccgctaggaagcttgaaggggttaaacgggacaaggaacacgagggttttatactggttcggccccttacggtgaaggtaaaagcctacgtccagttgaggtggtattgattagggtttcgataaccagggagcttaactgctatgcctggctctcgacgagatcttttctgcccctaaaccgctgccgggtcgtccctttatatagagaggttgacgcccagcaacTCTCAGAGTCCCGTCCGGCTcttaagagtgtccggctcggactctcaattattcttgccttacactacaagttctaccttaatgatggttgtaactacgggccttaagccatatccgggtcttaagcccatctttggcccaccgtcttcaagcttggcgccgggcttcaggtgatgaccattatgagtaacccggccccttctggtgggtgactctaaggtttatatcctcaacattaggccccagattgatttgagccggctcatgtcaacgttcaattctttcgacagaaaaaactccggcttacaattgcgtgaaggccataacccggcgtgacgtcatcctctggattccgggtaatccgccgtgatgtcatcttccattaagtccattttttattccaccatatctgcaacggatcttatctttactgccatcccgaaaatcgaggcgcctcttgGGCGAGATAATCGCGCCgtgacctcctcgtttctcgcgcccacttatgagtccGGCCTTATAAATAACCCGACCCTCGGGTCCTTTCCATTCTCCCCCTTCTGTCATCTCCTTCCTCTCGCTACTCCTGTGCTgttcgagctccgccgccgccgtcgccgctacagagctcctcgtcctcgtcgaccttggccgctgcatcaccctgaaccgtcCAGAGAACCGCGGCGAACCCTCGCAGCACACCTCATCTGTAAGTTCCGTACTCCTCGCGGAATAGATCTACGTCAAGCTCATGctgttcttccgtgttcttcgtcG
This sequence is a window from Aegilops tauschii subsp. strangulata cultivar AL8/78 chromosome 7, Aet v6.0, whole genome shotgun sequence. Protein-coding genes within it:
- the LOC109763688 gene encoding plasmodesmata-located protein 6 — its product is MWKFLAATALPILISLLAVRARGADDYTAFVYAGCSQARYDAGTQYAADVDAVLSTLTDTAASTPYANYTPPSGAATGLVGLYQCRSDLPAAVCGVCVKASASKLSSLCNSAAGGAVQLRACFVRYGNDSFLGKPDNTVLFKKCGGESGDAGVAALRDAALGALQAASSPAADGSYRAGAAGYVQAMSQCVGDLGAKACTDCVSVAASQLKAGCGDASAGEVYLGKCYARFWSNAGTGTGGGGATPGGGNVIGGGNAGPIGDGGNGIAGGGNGIAGGGTVGVPGAGSGYGYGFVPRPYGDVQDGSGKTLAIIIGIVAAAAIIIIFLSFVRRARAANGKS